One genomic segment of candidate division KSB1 bacterium includes these proteins:
- a CDS encoding DoxX family protein, translating into MEPILTKIRRTASDKILGGMRIFIGVMFFSTGIMKLLVPMLWEAWSGQLSQANIPFYTFNLWFVPVVEMTTGAALTAGFFSRVGSLVVIMMMIVATYVHLAVNDPSLFPLQPEKPIIPLVLIGVAATIFLRGGGAWSLDLRSTN; encoded by the coding sequence ATGGAACCCATACTAACAAAAATTCGCCGCACTGCAAGTGACAAAATATTGGGTGGCATGAGAATATTTATAGGAGTCATGTTTTTTTCAACTGGGATCATGAAGCTGCTGGTTCCAATGCTTTGGGAAGCCTGGTCTGGTCAGCTATCCCAGGCAAATATTCCGTTTTATACATTTAACCTTTGGTTTGTCCCGGTCGTCGAGATGACAACTGGTGCAGCCTTGACAGCAGGATTTTTTTCTCGCGTCGGCAGTCTGGTGGTGATTATGATGATGATAGTAGCAACTTATGTCCATTTGGCTGTGAATGATCCGAGCTTATTCCCGTTGCAGCCGGAAAAACCCATCATTCCCCTGGTTCTAATAGGAGTAGCTGCAACTATTTTCTTGCGTGGCGGTGGCGCTTGGAGCCTGGACTTAAGATCTACAAATTAA